The Candidatus Methanoperedens sp. genome has a segment encoding these proteins:
- a CDS encoding Coenzyme F420 hydrogenase/dehydrogenase, beta subunit C-terminal domain, producing MQKGEMFVGWSTKEDVRKRGGSGGLVTSMLAAALEKKLVDAVVVLKKVNEFEAVPIITSDVNEVLNSAGSLHSVPSNFAKLITNRNLKVALPAKGCDVRGIIEQAKRNAVNLDNTYIVGLNCGGSMHPVTTREMLEVMYKIKPEDVHGEEIEKGKLIFETKDGKEHAITIDELEEKGYGRRESCRYCTIKIPSNADLACGNWGVTGELAGKATFVEINSDKGAKLLQNAIDAGYIQIQKPDEKGIAGRAKIKSAMEGMSKKWKEKVFVPVDNRLEYFRKELEHCIDCGACKAVCPTCSCGDVSKCTEFHMRGDSYRMSMYHLVRFLHLADSCIGCGQCSDVCPVDIPLTRLYRRIANPVQEELKYEPGMDLRKPPYFEAKLEV from the coding sequence ATGCAGAAGGGTGAGATGTTCGTGGGCTGGTCAACCAAAGAGGATGTGAGGAAGCGCGGCGGCTCAGGAGGTCTTGTGACATCAATGCTTGCAGCAGCGCTTGAAAAGAAGCTGGTTGATGCCGTTGTTGTGCTAAAGAAAGTTAATGAGTTCGAGGCTGTACCTATAATAACCTCTGATGTGAATGAAGTGTTGAATTCCGCAGGCTCCTTACATTCGGTGCCGAGCAACTTTGCAAAACTCATCACAAATAGGAACCTCAAAGTCGCTCTTCCTGCGAAGGGATGCGATGTGCGCGGGATCATCGAGCAGGCAAAGCGCAACGCTGTAAACCTTGATAACACGTATATCGTTGGATTGAACTGCGGCGGATCGATGCATCCTGTTACGACGCGAGAGATGCTTGAGGTCATGTACAAGATCAAACCAGAGGACGTGCACGGGGAAGAAATCGAAAAAGGAAAACTCATCTTCGAGACAAAGGATGGGAAAGAGCATGCCATTACCATCGATGAGCTTGAGGAAAAAGGGTACGGAAGGCGTGAGAGCTGCAGATACTGCACCATCAAGATACCCAGTAATGCCGACCTTGCATGCGGGAACTGGGGCGTAACAGGAGAGCTTGCAGGCAAAGCCACCTTTGTGGAAATCAATTCAGATAAAGGCGCAAAGCTCCTGCAGAATGCCATTGATGCCGGATATATTCAAATTCAGAAACCTGATGAGAAAGGGATTGCGGGGCGGGCTAAGATAAAAAGTGCCATGGAAGGCATGAGCAAGAAATGGAAGGAAAAAGTGTTCGTTCCTGTTGATAACAGGCTTGAGTATTTCAGGAAAGAGCTTGAGCACTGCATAGACTGCGGCGCATGCAAGGCTGTGTGCCCTACCTGCTCGTGCGGCGATGTTTCAAAATGCACCGAGTTCCACATGCGTGGAGACTCTTACAGGATGTCCATGTATCATTTAGTTCGATTTCTGCATCTTGCAGACTCGTGCATCGGATGCGGACAGTGCAGCGACGTGTGCCCTGTGGATATCCCGCTCACGAGGCTTTACAGGAGAATTGCAAACCCTGTGCAGGAGGAGTTGAAGTACGAGCCCGGGATGGATTTGCGAAAACCGCCATACTTTGAAGCAAAGCTGGAGGTATGA
- a CDS encoding hydrogenase iron-sulfur subunit, which yields MSTETKPAQAGNGWEPKIVAFCCNWCSYGGADSAGMGRFQQPPTARIIRVMCSGRIDPLHVFNAFLEGADAVLVTGCHIGDCHYVNGNDKTKIKYRFLENVVRELGLEKERLQLNWISASEGEKFANFIRGVTEQIKKLGPSPLKPEGVV from the coding sequence ATGAGCACTGAAACCAAGCCTGCGCAGGCTGGCAACGGATGGGAGCCCAAGATTGTGGCGTTCTGCTGCAACTGGTGTTCCTACGGCGGCGCGGACAGCGCTGGCATGGGGAGGTTCCAGCAGCCGCCTACGGCAAGGATAATCCGCGTGATGTGTTCAGGAAGGATAGACCCCCTGCATGTGTTCAACGCCTTCCTTGAAGGGGCAGACGCAGTATTGGTCACAGGCTGTCACATAGGGGACTGCCACTATGTCAACGGAAACGATAAGACAAAGATCAAATACAGGTTCCTCGAAAACGTGGTCAGAGAGCTTGGACTTGAAAAGGAACGGCTGCAGCTTAACTGGATATCGGCAAGCGAGGGAGAGAAGTTTGCTAATTTCATCCGCGGTGTCACAGAGCAGATTAAGAAGCTGGGACCGAGTCCCCTGAAGCCCGAGGGGGTGGTTTGA
- a CDS encoding CoB--CoM heterodisulfide reductase iron-sulfur subunit A family protein — MSEAKDNQEEKRVGVFVCECGVNIGGVVDTKAVVEYASTLPGVKVTSVNKFTCSDSGQADIQQKIKEHNLNRVVVAACSPKTHEPTFRACIEQMGLNQYFLEFVNIRDHCSWIHMWEKEKATEKAKDLIRMGIERGKLLEPLQASEVPVTDKALVVGAGVAGMQAALDLADMGFQVYLVEKEPSIGGRMARFDKVFPTNDCSICILGPKMVEVARNKNIKIMSYSEVKAVDGYVGNFNVKIEHKPRHLDITKCTGCAKCSEVCPVEVPYDFNEGFGTRKAIYVPFPQAVPLRAVLDKENCINCKACVKACASQAINYDQETSYSDINVGVIIGAVGFKTYDPEPRHDYGYGLYDNVITAMEFERLLNAAGPTGGHVVRPSDCKEPIRVGFVNCVGSRDKNTNIYCSGVCCMVTIKNAQLLKEKRPETDQTIMYIDIRTPFRGYEESYNRSRNLGVKFLRGRPVDVKEDPVTKNIKVRVEDTLANEIRNLEFDLLVLATGIVPHEGINQIQQLLKLSKAADGLLMEAHPKLRPVDTTIDGVFLAGAASGPKDIPYAVSQGSACASRATILLINKKAITEGITAVVNPDVCVGCGVCIPMCPFQAIKMDEKEGRANVMKALCKGCGTCVTACPTGALEQSHFKNSQVLAQVKNVFRFREVAA, encoded by the coding sequence ATGAGCGAAGCAAAGGATAATCAGGAAGAAAAACGGGTGGGCGTCTTTGTATGCGAGTGCGGCGTGAATATCGGAGGTGTGGTGGATACAAAGGCAGTTGTTGAGTATGCATCCACTTTGCCAGGGGTAAAGGTCACATCCGTAAATAAGTTCACATGCTCTGATTCAGGTCAGGCTGACATACAGCAAAAGATCAAAGAACACAACCTCAACCGTGTTGTTGTGGCTGCATGCTCTCCCAAGACCCATGAGCCCACATTCAGGGCTTGCATCGAGCAGATGGGCTTGAACCAGTACTTCCTTGAATTCGTAAATATAAGGGATCACTGCTCATGGATCCACATGTGGGAGAAGGAGAAAGCCACCGAAAAGGCAAAAGACCTCATAAGGATGGGTATTGAGCGCGGAAAGTTGCTTGAACCCCTGCAGGCAAGCGAGGTGCCTGTGACTGATAAGGCTCTTGTTGTTGGAGCCGGCGTTGCGGGAATGCAGGCTGCGCTGGATCTTGCTGATATGGGATTCCAGGTCTATCTCGTTGAGAAGGAGCCATCCATCGGGGGCAGGATGGCGAGGTTCGATAAAGTCTTCCCCACGAACGACTGCTCCATCTGCATACTTGGTCCCAAGATGGTGGAAGTGGCAAGGAACAAGAATATCAAGATAATGAGCTATTCAGAGGTAAAAGCAGTGGATGGTTATGTCGGCAACTTCAACGTCAAGATCGAGCATAAACCAAGGCATCTCGATATTACCAAATGCACCGGCTGCGCCAAATGCAGCGAGGTTTGCCCTGTTGAAGTTCCATATGATTTTAACGAGGGATTCGGGACACGCAAGGCGATATACGTGCCGTTCCCGCAGGCTGTGCCGTTGCGGGCAGTACTGGACAAGGAGAACTGCATCAACTGCAAAGCCTGCGTCAAAGCATGCGCAAGCCAGGCGATTAATTATGACCAGGAGACCTCTTACAGCGATATCAATGTGGGCGTCATCATCGGCGCAGTGGGTTTCAAGACCTACGACCCTGAGCCAAGGCATGACTATGGCTATGGTTTATACGATAATGTCATAACAGCCATGGAATTTGAACGATTGCTCAATGCCGCAGGGCCCACGGGCGGGCATGTTGTAAGACCTTCGGATTGCAAAGAACCCATAAGAGTTGGATTCGTGAACTGCGTTGGCTCCCGCGATAAAAATACTAATATTTACTGCTCTGGTGTATGTTGCATGGTCACCATAAAAAATGCGCAGCTTCTAAAGGAAAAGCGCCCGGAGACAGACCAGACGATAATGTATATCGATATCAGGACACCGTTTCGGGGATATGAAGAGAGCTATAACAGGTCGCGAAACCTGGGCGTGAAGTTCCTGCGCGGAAGACCTGTTGACGTGAAGGAAGACCCTGTTACCAAGAATATCAAGGTGCGGGTCGAGGATACACTCGCCAATGAGATAAGGAATCTTGAATTTGATCTTCTGGTTCTTGCAACTGGCATTGTCCCGCATGAGGGCATTAACCAGATACAGCAGCTCCTCAAATTATCAAAGGCGGCTGACGGCCTGCTCATGGAAGCGCACCCCAAGCTCAGACCTGTGGATACTACCATAGACGGCGTATTCCTGGCTGGCGCAGCATCAGGTCCCAAGGACATTCCCTATGCCGTTTCGCAGGGGAGTGCATGCGCAAGCCGCGCCACGATTCTTCTTATAAATAAAAAAGCCATCACCGAGGGTATAACCGCTGTGGTGAATCCTGATGTATGCGTGGGATGCGGCGTGTGCATACCCATGTGCCCTTTCCAGGCTATAAAGATGGATGAGAAAGAAGGCAGGGCAAATGTGATGAAGGCGCTGTGTAAAGGCTGCGGTACATGCGTCACTGCCTGCCCAACAGGTGCACTGGAGCAGAGCCACTTCAAGAACTCGCAAGTTCTGGCGCAGGTGAAGAACGTGTTCAGGTTCCGGGAGGTAGCGGCATGA
- a CDS encoding hydrogenase iron-sulfur subunit codes for MSEFEPNILAFCCNWCSYAGADLAGVSRFQYPPSVKVLRVMCSSRVEPAFILKALKDGADGVLIAGCHIGDCHYIDGNKNAEVRINNTKKALAKLGLDKRLRLEWISASEGARFSEVIRDFTEEIKKLGQNPVKEVK; via the coding sequence ATGAGCGAATTTGAACCCAACATACTTGCATTCTGCTGCAACTGGTGTTCATACGCAGGCGCAGACCTTGCAGGCGTGAGCCGCTTCCAGTACCCGCCGAGCGTTAAGGTCTTGAGGGTGATGTGTTCAAGCAGGGTTGAACCAGCATTTATCCTGAAAGCCCTGAAGGACGGTGCGGACGGCGTGCTGATTGCGGGTTGCCACATAGGGGACTGCCATTACATCGACGGCAATAAGAACGCAGAGGTCAGGATTAATAACACTAAAAAAGCACTTGCAAAGCTCGGGCTTGATAAGAGGCTCCGGCTTGAGTGGATATCAGCAAGTGAAGGTGCGCGATTTTCAGAAGTTATTCGAGATTTTACAGAAGAGATTAAGAAATTGGGTCAAAACCCGGTGAAGGAAGTGAAATAG
- a CDS encoding FAD-dependent oxidoreductase, giving the protein MIGSVAVVGGGIAGIQAALDLADSGFKTYLIESRPSIGGVMSQLDKTFPTNDCAMCILSPKLVETGRHPNIELLSYSDVKSITGKAGDFKVNVVKKARYVDDTKCTGCGNCTEKCPSKVPDEYNAGMSKRKSIYIPFAQAIPRVATIDSAHCLYLTKGKCGVCKKVCGPKAVDYEQKDKEIELNVGSVVLATGFKPFDPSILKQYRFDHPDVITSLQFERLLSASGPTQGHVTRQSDGKVPKKIAFIQCVGSRNPRINRKHCSSVCCMYATKESMIAKEHDSELDITIFHIDIRAFGKNFEEFYNRAQKEYGIKYINSRPPEVNVDSKNALALKYEDFNSGKLRTEAFDMVILSIGLDPSDSTRRIAESSGIALNEFGNIATCIENPVETSVAGIYVCGVAQGPKDIPDTVAQASAAASKAAALLSGERGTLIKERKFPEEKPISMEPSIGVFVCHCGINIGSVVNVPGVVEYAKTLPNVAHAQEMLYACSSDSQVAIKAAIAKNNLNRVVVASCTPRTHEPLFQNTCREAGLNPYLFELANIREHCSWVHMKEKEKATEKAKAIVQMAVAKSALFQPLYKQKVSLINKALVLGGGVAGMTAALDIANNGYPVTLVEKEKELGGMLREMTELYDGKKPSDVLKDLILRVHENKNIKVINEAKLIKVEGYLGNFKGAVKSNGKEIPVDFGAAVVATGARNFEPSGLFNYGKDPGVITQAQLEKMLGSGISANNITMIQCVGARNKEREYCGRTCCVDAVKNAIRIKKGNNSSNVFVLYRDMRTYGVLEKLYEKARELGVIFIRYDAEKPPTVQEGKVTVHDAMLNEDIEISSDLVVLSTPLVAGENEETNQLFKIPLDRNKFFLEAHPKLRPVDFATDGVFLCGSAQAPKLMEEAISQASAAASRACTILSRKFIETEGAISVVDEARCIGCGTCATVCPYNAPLLSEVTVTAEEVTYKARKSRINPAACKGCGSCAAACPAGAIKAQHFSSKEIGEAIDAFNKGVRSISIETGVVEVVV; this is encoded by the coding sequence CGCTTGACCTTGCTGACAGCGGATTCAAGACTTATCTCATAGAATCAAGACCGAGCATCGGCGGGGTGATGTCGCAGCTGGACAAGACCTTCCCCACCAACGACTGCGCCATGTGCATCCTGTCGCCAAAACTTGTGGAAACAGGACGGCATCCGAATATTGAATTACTCTCTTACAGCGATGTCAAATCCATAACGGGGAAAGCCGGGGATTTCAAGGTAAATGTGGTAAAAAAAGCACGCTACGTGGATGATACAAAATGTACGGGCTGCGGCAACTGTACAGAAAAATGCCCCTCAAAAGTTCCGGATGAATACAATGCCGGCATGAGCAAACGCAAATCCATCTACATTCCATTTGCACAGGCAATCCCTCGTGTCGCAACGATAGATTCCGCTCATTGTTTATATCTCACAAAAGGAAAGTGCGGCGTATGTAAGAAAGTATGCGGACCCAAAGCCGTGGATTATGAGCAGAAAGACAAGGAGATCGAGCTGAATGTGGGTTCTGTGGTCCTCGCCACGGGCTTCAAACCTTTTGACCCATCCATTCTCAAGCAGTACAGGTTCGACCACCCTGATGTCATTACATCGCTCCAGTTCGAGAGGCTCTTAAGCGCAAGCGGCCCGACGCAGGGACATGTCACAAGGCAGTCAGACGGCAAGGTTCCAAAGAAAATAGCTTTTATCCAGTGCGTTGGTTCACGCAACCCGCGAATCAACAGGAAACACTGCTCTTCAGTGTGCTGCATGTATGCCACCAAAGAATCAATGATTGCAAAAGAGCACGACTCCGAGCTTGATATTACCATATTCCACATTGATATAAGGGCATTCGGCAAGAATTTTGAGGAGTTCTATAACAGGGCACAGAAGGAGTACGGCATCAAATACATCAACTCGCGCCCCCCCGAAGTGAATGTGGACTCGAAGAACGCTCTCGCACTTAAATACGAGGATTTCAATTCCGGAAAACTCAGGACAGAAGCCTTTGACATGGTCATACTTTCCATAGGACTTGACCCCTCGGATTCCACAAGGAGGATAGCCGAATCTTCTGGCATTGCTCTCAATGAATTCGGAAATATCGCCACATGTATCGAGAACCCTGTTGAGACCAGTGTTGCCGGGATCTATGTATGCGGCGTGGCACAGGGGCCAAAGGACATACCCGATACCGTGGCGCAGGCAAGTGCTGCAGCTTCAAAGGCTGCTGCGCTCTTATCAGGGGAGAGGGGAACATTGATAAAAGAGAGGAAGTTCCCAGAGGAGAAGCCGATCTCCATGGAGCCAAGCATAGGCGTGTTTGTGTGCCACTGCGGGATAAACATAGGCAGCGTGGTCAATGTTCCTGGGGTGGTTGAATATGCTAAGACCCTGCCCAATGTTGCACATGCCCAGGAGATGCTGTATGCCTGCTCCTCTGACTCGCAGGTGGCGATAAAAGCCGCCATTGCCAAGAATAACCTGAACCGAGTGGTGGTTGCATCATGTACACCGCGCACCCATGAGCCTTTATTCCAGAATACCTGCCGCGAAGCCGGGCTTAACCCGTATCTTTTCGAGCTTGCCAATATCCGTGAGCACTGTTCCTGGGTACATATGAAGGAAAAGGAGAAAGCCACTGAAAAAGCCAAGGCAATCGTGCAAATGGCTGTGGCTAAATCGGCTCTTTTCCAGCCCCTATACAAGCAAAAAGTATCCCTGATCAACAAGGCACTGGTACTCGGCGGCGGCGTGGCAGGAATGACCGCTGCCCTTGATATTGCAAATAACGGTTATCCTGTTACCCTTGTCGAGAAGGAAAAAGAACTCGGAGGGATGCTCAGGGAAATGACGGAATTATACGACGGAAAGAAGCCTTCGGATGTATTGAAAGACCTCATCCTCAGGGTACATGAAAATAAAAATATCAAAGTCATAAACGAGGCAAAACTCATCAAAGTGGAAGGTTATCTCGGCAATTTTAAAGGTGCTGTCAAGTCAAATGGAAAAGAGATACCTGTGGATTTCGGCGCGGCGGTGGTGGCTACGGGCGCACGGAACTTTGAACCTTCAGGACTATTCAACTATGGAAAAGACCCAGGTGTGATAACGCAGGCTCAGCTTGAAAAAATGCTGGGCAGTGGCATCAGCGCTAATAATATAACGATGATACAGTGCGTCGGGGCAAGGAATAAAGAGCGGGAATACTGCGGGAGGACATGCTGTGTGGATGCGGTCAAGAACGCCATAAGGATTAAGAAGGGAAATAACAGCTCGAATGTTTTTGTTTTATACCGCGACATGAGGACGTATGGAGTGCTTGAGAAACTGTACGAGAAGGCAAGGGAACTTGGAGTAATATTCATCAGATACGATGCCGAAAAACCGCCCACGGTACAGGAGGGTAAAGTTACAGTCCATGATGCCATGCTCAACGAGGATATCGAGATATCTTCAGACCTTGTCGTGCTGAGCACGCCATTGGTGGCAGGAGAGAATGAAGAGACAAACCAGCTCTTCAAGATACCGCTTGACAGGAACAAATTCTTCCTCGAGGCACATCCCAAGCTTCGACCTGTGGATTTCGCCACGGATGGGGTGTTCCTGTGCGGAAGTGCGCAGGCGCCAAAGCTCATGGAGGAAGCCATATCGCAGGCAAGCGCAGCAGCTTCGCGTGCATGTACCATATTGTCCCGCAAATTCATCGAGACCGAAGGTGCAATATCGGTAGTGGATGAAGCACGATGCATAGGCTGCGGGACATGCGCCACCGTATGCCCGTACAATGCACCTTTGCTTTCTGAAGTAACAGTCACAGCAGAAGAAGTCACCTACAAGGCAAGGAAGTCACGCATCAATCCCGCCGCATGCAAAGGATGCGGTTCATGTGCAGCTGCCTGCCCTGCCGGAGCGATAAAAGCCCAGCATTTCTCATCAAAGGAGATAGGAGAGGCAATCGATGCTTTTAATAAAGGTGTGAGGAGTATTTCGATTGAGACGGGCGTGGTGGAGGTAGTGGTATGA